A stretch of Armatimonadota bacterium DNA encodes these proteins:
- a CDS encoding aldo/keto reductase, whose translation MQYRELGTTGVQVSEIILGAWQFGVANWTDVEDDMSIKTIHAALDAGINCIDTAVGYGSGHSEEIVGKAVQGRRDEVILASKIGANPDGIRKGIDACLERMGIDFIDLYQVHYPSPQIPIADTIGAMDEIRQAGKVRLVGVSNFSLEQMQQAVATARIDTCQPPFNVLWRQIDADVLPFCVENGIAVIPYSPLAQGLLTGKFRSREDIPGDIRAANKLFAEGIFEQCLEVVDLMQGIADAHGKTLIETTIAWTLQYPGITAPICGARNPRQVEGMLGGVGWRLSEEEFEAISRAGAKVSEQLDFSSNMWGYAPK comes from the coding sequence ATGCAGTACCGCGAACTGGGCACCACCGGCGTGCAGGTTTCCGAGATCATCCTGGGGGCCTGGCAGTTCGGCGTCGCGAACTGGACCGACGTCGAAGACGATATGTCGATCAAGACCATACACGCGGCACTGGATGCGGGGATCAACTGCATCGACACCGCGGTGGGGTACGGGTCCGGGCATTCCGAGGAGATCGTGGGCAAGGCCGTCCAGGGCCGGCGGGATGAGGTCATTCTGGCCAGCAAGATCGGCGCCAATCCCGACGGCATCCGCAAGGGCATCGACGCCTGTCTCGAGCGCATGGGCATCGACTTCATCGACCTGTACCAGGTGCATTACCCCAGCCCACAGATTCCCATTGCCGACACTATCGGTGCGATGGATGAGATCCGGCAGGCGGGCAAGGTGCGTCTCGTCGGCGTCTCCAACTTCTCTCTCGAACAGATGCAGCAGGCCGTGGCCACCGCGAGGATCGATACCTGCCAGCCGCCTTTCAACGTGCTCTGGAGGCAGATCGATGCAGACGTGCTGCCTTTCTGCGTCGAAAACGGGATCGCCGTGATCCCGTACAGCCCGTTGGCACAGGGCCTGCTCACTGGCAAGTTCCGCAGCCGCGAGGACATTCCCGGCGACATCCGCGCCGCGAACAAGCTCTTCGCCGAGGGCATCTTCGAACAGTGCCTGGAAGTCGTGGATCTCATGCAGGGCATCGCCGATGCCCACGGCAAGACGCTGATTGAGACCACCATCGCCTGGACACTGCAGTACCCGGGCATCACCGCGCCGATCTGCGGCGCGCGTAATCCCCGGCAGGTGGAGGGCATGCTGGGCGGCGTGGGTTGGCGGCTCTCGGAGGAGGAGTTCGAAGCGATCAGCCGGGCCGGCGCGAAAGTCAGCGAGCAGCTGGACTTCAGCAGCAACATGTGGGGCTACGCGCCCAAGTAG
- a CDS encoding calcium/sodium antiporter yields the protein MVQVVFALVGGIALLVWSATRLIEGAAAAAWHLRVPALLVGMVIIGFGTSLPEFAVSLLSGLQGAPSLALGNAYGSNIANIGLVLGMSALVRPVLVHSRVLRVELPILCMVTAVSVALMWDGKLSVLDGASLLVVFGILAAWSVIQGRQDGDDALGAEMQQELNAHPMTLQRALIWVAVGLVLLLVSSRALVWGAVEAATLLGVSDLLIGLTVVAVGTSLPELAAALAAVRKDEPDLALGNVLGSNLFNTLGVVGAAVVAGRGMDVPPDLLPRDMVAVGILTVSLYVLGYRFRKPRGRINRHEGAALLLVYMAYTAVLIVTARGGPAN from the coding sequence ATTGTCCAGGTTGTGTTCGCGCTTGTCGGAGGCATCGCTCTCCTGGTGTGGAGCGCGACGCGTCTCATTGAGGGCGCGGCCGCCGCTGCCTGGCACCTGCGGGTGCCGGCTCTCCTGGTCGGTATGGTCATTATCGGCTTCGGAACATCCCTGCCCGAATTCGCTGTCTCGCTGCTGTCGGGCCTTCAAGGCGCGCCATCCCTTGCGCTCGGCAATGCCTACGGCTCGAATATCGCCAACATCGGCCTCGTTCTGGGTATGTCCGCGTTGGTGCGGCCAGTCCTGGTGCATTCCCGGGTTCTGCGCGTGGAACTGCCGATCCTGTGCATGGTCACCGCCGTGAGCGTGGCCCTCATGTGGGACGGGAAGTTGTCCGTGCTGGACGGCGCGTCTCTGCTGGTGGTCTTCGGAATACTGGCGGCCTGGAGCGTGATCCAGGGGCGCCAGGATGGAGATGATGCGCTGGGCGCGGAGATGCAGCAGGAACTCAATGCCCACCCCATGACGCTGCAGCGGGCACTGATCTGGGTGGCAGTGGGTCTTGTGCTCCTATTGGTCAGTTCCCGGGCGCTGGTGTGGGGCGCGGTTGAGGCCGCAACGCTCCTTGGGGTGAGCGACCTGCTCATCGGGCTGACCGTGGTGGCGGTGGGGACCTCGCTGCCCGAACTGGCCGCCGCGCTGGCCGCCGTGCGCAAGGACGAGCCCGATCTGGCTCTGGGCAATGTGCTGGGCTCCAACCTGTTCAACACGCTGGGCGTGGTCGGTGCCGCCGTGGTCGCGGGACGCGGAATGGATGTCCCTCCCGACCTGCTGCCCCGGGACATGGTGGCGGTGGGCATCCTCACGGTATCCCTGTACGTCCTGGGTTACCGGTTCCGCAAACCTCGCGGGCGCATCAACCGGCACGAGGGCGCCGCGTTGCTGCTTGTCTACATGGCATACACTGCCGTGCTCATCGTCACGGCCCGAGGCGGCCCGGCGAACTGA
- a CDS encoding lysophospholipid acyltransferase family protein, whose amino-acid sequence MPKIRLFRPQIRRAIRGAIGPAAIGFLENLVARKSWHETQELGRRIGRLGYRHHRRYRSKCEENLRIAYGDELTGDQIDDIVCRYFEHAVMMFLELLRLPSMDHQELAGLSTLHGLEHYENAIAQGNGVVILAGHLGNWEVGALHMLQEGLPIIPLSRTPKSPRLARSILRLREKMGFPIIPISEGVRGIMRALKKNQCVPILPDQFAWGNGLTVPYFGQPTHVWHTPALMAQRTGCQILPVLPIRQEDGTISTTLLPPVEQIDTGDRDFDLWVNTARCMAAIEACVRQYPSQYFWHYHFWRPGHEFPPPYPFERLEGLL is encoded by the coding sequence TTGCCGAAGATACGCCTGTTTCGTCCCCAGATTCGCCGGGCCATCAGGGGGGCCATTGGCCCGGCCGCCATCGGTTTTCTCGAGAACCTTGTGGCCCGGAAGTCCTGGCACGAGACCCAGGAACTCGGGCGCCGCATCGGCCGTCTCGGGTATCGCCACCACCGCCGCTACCGGTCGAAGTGTGAGGAGAATCTGCGCATCGCATATGGTGACGAACTCACCGGCGACCAGATCGACGACATCGTGTGCAGGTACTTCGAGCACGCGGTGATGATGTTTCTGGAGCTTCTGCGCTTGCCGTCGATGGACCACCAGGAACTCGCAGGGCTGTCCACGCTTCACGGGCTGGAGCACTACGAGAACGCCATTGCGCAGGGCAATGGTGTGGTGATACTCGCGGGCCACCTGGGAAATTGGGAAGTGGGCGCCCTGCACATGCTGCAGGAGGGCCTGCCTATTATCCCGCTATCTCGCACGCCCAAGAGTCCGCGGCTCGCCCGGTCCATTCTCCGGCTGCGGGAGAAGATGGGCTTCCCGATCATCCCCATCAGCGAGGGCGTGCGGGGGATCATGCGGGCACTGAAGAAGAATCAGTGTGTGCCGATCCTGCCTGACCAGTTCGCTTGGGGGAACGGGCTGACAGTGCCGTACTTCGGGCAGCCCACCCATGTCTGGCATACCCCGGCTCTCATGGCGCAGCGCACAGGTTGCCAGATCCTGCCGGTGCTCCCGATCCGCCAGGAGGACGGCACCATCTCCACGACGCTCTTGCCGCCGGTGGAGCAGATCGATACCGGCGACCGGGACTTCGACCTGTGGGTGAACACCGCGCGATGCATGGCGGCCATTGAGGCCTGCGTGCGCCAGTACCCCAGCCAGTATTTCTGGCATTACCACTTCTGGCGGCCGGGACACGAGTTCCCGCCGCCGTATCCCTTCGAGCGGCTTGAGGGTCTCTTGTGA
- a CDS encoding SIMPL domain-containing protein (The SIMPL domain is named for its presence in mouse protein SIMPL (signalling molecule that associates with mouse pelle-like kinase). Bacterial member BP26, from Brucella, was shown to assemble into a channel-like structure, while YggE from E. coli has been associated with resistance to oxidative stress.) has translation MKAYAVVMCLGLMLALCAGAQAQFLTPPVADNCISVMAGGSAKQPADWLDVHIFIQSSAPSAETALTMNRDDDQRAYDKLVASGIAEESITSSPPSLSGGGVYAMARQDAERQWFANSTITVRMTRLDPGTMYEDAGRIVDLVAGVAKVNPQGSNAMVQAMVADNLFEFGVNDSTALRDQAMADALKNAQAAAASAAANAGKKLGPLVSVSVIDQSLGTMATIMQMFSSKPTVGEASMSVMITATYKLE, from the coding sequence ATGAAAGCGTACGCCGTCGTGATGTGCCTCGGGCTGATGCTCGCGCTTTGCGCAGGCGCTCAGGCCCAGTTCTTGACCCCACCGGTGGCGGACAACTGCATCTCCGTAATGGCAGGGGGCTCGGCAAAACAGCCTGCCGACTGGTTGGACGTCCACATTTTCATCCAGTCTTCAGCGCCTTCGGCGGAGACGGCGTTGACCATGAACCGCGACGATGACCAGCGGGCCTACGACAAGCTTGTTGCCTCAGGTATCGCCGAGGAGAGCATCACGTCCTCGCCACCCTCCCTGTCCGGTGGCGGGGTTTATGCCATGGCGCGGCAGGACGCGGAGCGCCAGTGGTTCGCCAACAGCACCATCACGGTCAGAATGACCAGACTCGACCCGGGAACAATGTATGAGGACGCAGGGCGTATCGTGGACCTGGTGGCCGGCGTGGCCAAGGTCAACCCTCAGGGAAGCAATGCCATGGTCCAGGCGATGGTGGCCGACAACCTGTTCGAATTCGGAGTGAACGACTCGACCGCACTGCGCGACCAGGCGATGGCGGACGCCCTGAAGAACGCGCAGGCAGCCGCGGCATCCGCAGCCGCCAACGCCGGCAAGAAACTGGGGCCGTTGGTGAGCGTATCAGTCATCGATCAGTCCCTGGGCACCATGGCCACGATCATGCAGATGTTCAGCTCCAAGCCGACCGTGGGCGAGGCGTCGATGTCGGTGATGATCACGGCGACGTACAAGCTGGAGTAA